ACGGTCAGCTGCGGGTCTTTCTTGACGATGACCAGCTTGACGGCCTCGCCGGTCTTCTCGTCGGGCACGCCGACCACGGCGCATTCGAGCACGCCGGGCATGAGGGCCACCACGTCCTCGACCTCGTTGGGATAGACGTTGAAGCCGCTGACCAGGACCATGTCCTTCTTGCGGTCCACGACCTTGAAGAAGCCGCGCTCGTCCATGGTGCCGATGTCGCCGGTGCGGAAGTACCCGTCCTCGGTCATGACCTTGGCCGTCTCGTCCGGGCGCTGCCAGTAGCCGGCCATGACCTGCGGGCCCTTGATGGCAATCTCGCCGGCCTGGCCGGTGGTGGAGATGTCGCGGCCCGCATCGTCCAGGATGCGCAGGTAGGTGCCGGGGATCGGCACGCCGATGGTGCCGGAGAACTCCGTGGCCGTGACCGGGTTGCAGCTGGCAGACGGACTGGTCTCCGACAGGCCATAGCCCTCGCAGATGGGGCAGCCGGTCTTTTCCAGCCACAGACGGGCCACCGCCGCCTGCACCGCCATGCCGCCGCCCACGGACACCTTCAGGTGGCTCCAGTCCACGGTCTTGAAGTCGGGGTGGTTGGCCAGGCCGTTGAACAGCGTGTTGACGGCGGGGAAGCTGTGGAAGCGGTGCTTGGACAGCTCCTTGAGCGTGCCGGCCAGGTCGCGCGGGTTGGGGATCAGGATGGTTTTGCCGCCCGTGCGCATGGACAGCATCATGTTCACCGTGAAGGCGAAGATGTGGTACAGCGGCAGCGCGCACACGGCCGTGGGCTGCTCGCCGGCGGGCACGCGGCCCATGGCGGGCGAGTTCCAGGCCTCGGACTGCAGCACGTTGGCGATCACGTTGCGGTGCAGCAGCACGGCGCCCTTGGATACGCCGGTGGTGCCGCCCGTGTACTGCAAGAGCGCGATGTCGTCGGGCGTCAGGTCGGGCTTGCTGAAGGCGGCGCCGCTGCCCTTGGCCAGCGCGTCGTTGAAGCGCACGGCGCCGGGCAGCTCGAATGGCGGCACCAGCTTCTTGACGTTGCGCACCACGTAGTTGACCAGCGCGCCCTTGAGCAGGCCCAGCCGGTCGCCCATGGCGCACAGCACCACGTGCTTGACCTGCGTCTGGGCAATGCAGGCCTGCAGCGTGGCAGCGAAGTTCTCGATGATGACGATGGCGCGCGCGCCCGAGTCCTTGAGCTGGTGCTCCAGCTCGCGCGGGGTGTACAGCGGGTTGACGTTGACCACCACGAAGCCGGCGCGCAGCACCGCCGCCACGGCGACCGGGTACTGGGGCACGTTGGGCATCATCAGCGCCACGCGGTCGCCGCGCGCCAGGCCCAGGCTCTGCAGGTAGGCGGCGAGCTGGCGGCTCAGGGCGTCCGTCTCGGCATAGGTCGTGTCCTTGCCCATGAAGCTGTAGGCGGTGCGGCCGGCGTAGTCCTTGAAGGCCTGCTCCATCAATTGCACCAGCGACTTGTACTGCGCCGGATCGATGTCTGCGGGCACTCCCTCGGGATAGGCGGCCAGCCAGGGGCGGTCTGTCATGTGTCTCTCCTGGAATCTCTTGTTTTCAAATGAAACGGGTTATACGCAAAAAAACAGGCGGCGGCCGCATGCCACTGCTATTCGATGGCCTTGCCGATGTCCTCGACCACCTTCTTGGCGTCGCCAAAGACCATCATGGTCTTGTCCATGTAGAACAGCTCGTTGTCCAGCCCAGCGTAGCCGGCCGCCATGGAGCGCTTGTTGACGATCACCGTCTTGGCCTTGTAGGCCTCCAGGATCGGCATGCCGTAGATCGGCGAGCCCTTTTGCAGCGCGGCCGGGTTCACCACGTCGTTGGCACCCAGCACGATGGCCACGTCGGCCTGGCCGAACTCGCCGTTGATGTCCTCCATCTCGAACACCTGGTCGTAGGGCACCTCGGCCTCGGCCAGCAGCACGTTCATGTGGCCGGGCATGCGGCCGGCGACGGGGTGGATGGCGTACTTCACCGTCACGCCGTGCTCGGTCAGCTTTTGCGCCAGCTCCTTAACCGCGTGCTGCGCGCGCGCCACGGCCAGGCCGTAGCCGGGCACGATGATCACCGTCTCGGCCTGGCTCAGGAGGAACGCCGCATCGTCGGCGCTGCCGCTCTTGACGCTGCGCTGCTGCGTCGCCGCCCCGGACGCCGCGGCCGCGGCGTCGCCACCGAAGCCGCCCAGGATCACGTTGAAGAACGAGCGGTTCATCGCCTTGCACATGATGTAGGACAGGATGGCACCCGAGCTGCCCACCAGCGAGCCGGCGATGATCAGCATGCTGTTGTTCAGCGAAAAGCCGATACCCGCCGCCGCCCAGCCCGAATAGCTGTTGAGCATGGACACCACCACCGGCATGTCGGCGCCGCCGATCGGGATGATGATCAGCACGCCCATGACGAAGGCCAGCGCCAGCATGGCGAAGAAGGCCGTCCAGCTCTCGGTGGCCATGAAGACCAGGCCCAGGCCGACGGTCGCCAGGCCCAGCACCAGGTTGACCAGGTGCTGGCCCTTGAACACCACCGGTGCGCCCTGGAACAGGCGGAACTTGTACTTGCCCGACAGCTTGCCGAAGGCGATCACCGAGCCGCTGAAGGTGACGGCGCCGATCGCCGCGCCCAGGAACAGCTCCAGCCGGTTGCCGTAGGGGATGGGGGCGCGCAGGGCGCCATCGATCAGCAGCGTGCCGGCCGCGGTGGGAATGGCGGCGGC
The DNA window shown above is from Pulveribacter suum and carries:
- a CDS encoding NAD(P)(+) transhydrogenase (Re/Si-specific) subunit beta, producing MSMNLVTLLYLVASVCFIQALKGLSHPTTSIRGNAFGMAGMAIAVLTTAALVVTLAGSALGLSWVLLGLVVGGGAGAVMAQRVEMTKMPELVAFMHSMIGLAAVFIAVAAVAEPWAFGITAAPVAAAAAIPTAAGTLLIDGALRAPIPYGNRLELFLGAAIGAVTFSGSVIAFGKLSGKYKFRLFQGAPVVFKGQHLVNLVLGLATVGLGLVFMATESWTAFFAMLALAFVMGVLIIIPIGGADMPVVVSMLNSYSGWAAAGIGFSLNNSMLIIAGSLVGSSGAILSYIMCKAMNRSFFNVILGGFGGDAAAAASGAATQQRSVKSGSADDAAFLLSQAETVIIVPGYGLAVARAQHAVKELAQKLTEHGVTVKYAIHPVAGRMPGHMNVLLAEAEVPYDQVFEMEDINGEFGQADVAIVLGANDVVNPAALQKGSPIYGMPILEAYKAKTVIVNKRSMAAGYAGLDNELFYMDKTMMVFGDAKKVVEDIGKAIE
- a CDS encoding long-chain-fatty-acid--CoA ligase; amino-acid sequence: MTDRPWLAAYPEGVPADIDPAQYKSLVQLMEQAFKDYAGRTAYSFMGKDTTYAETDALSRQLAAYLQSLGLARGDRVALMMPNVPQYPVAVAAVLRAGFVVVNVNPLYTPRELEHQLKDSGARAIVIIENFAATLQACIAQTQVKHVVLCAMGDRLGLLKGALVNYVVRNVKKLVPPFELPGAVRFNDALAKGSGAAFSKPDLTPDDIALLQYTGGTTGVSKGAVLLHRNVIANVLQSEAWNSPAMGRVPAGEQPTAVCALPLYHIFAFTVNMMLSMRTGGKTILIPNPRDLAGTLKELSKHRFHSFPAVNTLFNGLANHPDFKTVDWSHLKVSVGGGMAVQAAVARLWLEKTGCPICEGYGLSETSPSASCNPVTATEFSGTIGVPIPGTYLRILDDAGRDISTTGQAGEIAIKGPQVMAGYWQRPDETAKVMTEDGYFRTGDIGTMDERGFFKVVDRKKDMVLVSGFNVYPNEVEDVVALMPGVLECAVVGVPDEKTGEAVKLVIVKKDPQLTVEQVKEFCRANLTGYKQPRVIEFRDDLPKTPVGKILRRELRDAKKS